AAAGAACGATCGCTCCGATTCCCACTCCCAGGTGGATGGTCGCGACGCGCCAGATCAGGGCGATCGATCCGAGGGTCGCCGCGGGCGCGGCTACATGGAAGAAGCCGCCGAAGGCTGCCTCGGCGAAACCCGCCCCGCCCGGACTAGGAGCGAAGTACATGGCGAAGGTCGTCAGGCACTGGGCTCCCATGGCATCCAAGTAATCGAGCTCGTAGCCGAAGAGGCCGAAAAGGCAGGCCGGAATCAAGAAGAGCGCGAGCAGAAAGGCGGCAGTTGTAGCGAAGGAAAGCGACAACCAGACGGCTCGGTCGCCACTGAGGGAACTGCGGATACGACGGCTGAAGCGGAGGGCGGACAAAGCCGAACGTACGCCCCAGCGCTTCGCTTTGACGGTGTCGATGAACCGAGCTCGCTCCGAGATGCGGGCGCAAACCATAGCTAGTTTCGCCATCGCTCGACCTTGGGTTGCAACAGCTAGAGAACAGCCGAAAACCGCCAAGGATACGGGAAGCGCGATCCATGCGGCAGCTTTGGGAAACGAGTCTCCTGGAACGCTTCCGGTGGCGATTGCGACGGGTGCGGCTCCAAAGATCAGGATAACGGCGAACAGGGTGCGGAAGCTGGTGGCGGCCAAGGAAGCGCCGATCGGCACGCCGCGACGTTTTAGAAACCAGACTTGGGCGAGCCCTCCGCCGGTCGCTAGCGGGGTGATGTTGGAGACGAAGAAATTGATGAAGAGGAGCTTGGCTTGGCAGGCGAGGGCGACTCGCTGCCCTTGCGATCGCAGAGCGAAATGCAGTCTCAGGGCGTCGAGAAAGTAGTAGGCGACGATCGCGAAAACAGTCGCCGGAAGGAATCCAGGACGGAACTCCCGAGGCCATTCGATCGGGGCCGAATCGGGATCGCCGAAAAGCCAGCCGATGGCGAGCGGCGCGGCAAGGCTCAAGCCGGCGAAAACGACTGCGAACACGCCGACCCTCCTCCAAGGAGACGGCTTGGAATCTTGCGGTGGGGGAGCGTAAGCGTGGATCGGCTTCAAACTGATTTTGGTTGGAAGGCAGCTTCGATTCCCGAAGGCACGCGGCGAGACTAATTTTGCGCTTCGTTAGCAATCCGTCGGGAATAGTGTTCTGCCTTGGAACAGCCGATAGTCTTGCGGAGGCACTCCGTAGTTCCAGCCTCACGACTATTTCGAACAAGACAGTTCGCTTCCTCTTGCCCCTCCCGCTTGCGATCGCGGTCCGCGTTTCGGACACGCAGGTTATCTTGAGCGAGCGAGTCCGCAAGCGCCTTGAGGCGGACGACTCAACCTGAAGGTGTCATCTGACAAGTAGGGGACTGGTCTTGGCGAACCAGCGTATCGAACAACCGGCTACAGTTGCTGAGCGAGCAGAACCCCAAGGTAGGCTGCGTAGCTCACAATGAGGATTCCTCCTTCAAATCGGTTGATGCGACCTTGGCGTCCAAAGCCATGGCCGAGAGCGAACAGAGCGAATGTGAGCAGGCCCA
This DNA window, taken from Pelagicoccus sp. SDUM812003, encodes the following:
- a CDS encoding lysylphosphatidylglycerol synthase transmembrane domain-containing protein — protein: MFAVVFAGLSLAAPLAIGWLFGDPDSAPIEWPREFRPGFLPATVFAIVAYYFLDALRLHFALRSQGQRVALACQAKLLFINFFVSNITPLATGGGLAQVWFLKRRGVPIGASLAATSFRTLFAVILIFGAAPVAIATGSVPGDSFPKAAAWIALPVSLAVFGCSLAVATQGRAMAKLAMVCARISERARFIDTVKAKRWGVRSALSALRFSRRIRSSLSGDRAVWLSLSFATTAAFLLALFLIPACLFGLFGYELDYLDAMGAQCLTTFAMYFAPSPGGAGFAEAAFGGFFHVAAPAATLGSIALIWRVATIHLGVGIGAIVLFLETRKTEEVNGSKR